Proteins found in one bacterium genomic segment:
- a CDS encoding MFS transporter, with amino-acid sequence MLNPWRGLGQLPRELWIVFATTLINRMGMMALPFLVLYLTRSLNFSSAQASYIYVGYGVGALVTAPFAGKLSDLVGHRRLMLLSLFMTGAVLLAFPLASDFFIVLIVTLIWAVVSEAYRPSSLAVIMDLSLPEQRKAAYALQRLAINIGMSFGPAIGGFLVLVSYPLLFIVNGLTTLVSGIVFLILPWRVQEHHTDVSDKIDLKSPPTPKLNSFKDLKLIFFLAAMLPVVIVFFQHASSMSLFLVNDLLLPESAYGILFTINTGLIILIEVAMNIAMAHWPYRRALTLGTFLIAAGFGAMAFANGMPAVAVTVVIWTFGEMIVLPTAAAYMGHIAPASRRGEYMGLYQMMFGLAFIIGPWLGLHLYEHFNAQVLWAAMFGIGILSTLMMRQLRE; translated from the coding sequence TTGTTAAACCCCTGGCGCGGGCTTGGGCAATTGCCACGTGAATTGTGGATCGTTTTTGCCACAACACTGATCAACCGAATGGGCATGATGGCCCTTCCGTTTCTTGTTTTGTATTTGACGCGTAGTCTTAATTTTTCTTCGGCGCAGGCGAGTTATATTTATGTAGGATACGGGGTTGGCGCTTTGGTCACGGCGCCGTTTGCAGGTAAATTATCGGACCTTGTCGGACATCGGCGGCTGATGTTGTTATCTTTGTTTATGACCGGCGCAGTGCTGTTGGCTTTTCCGCTCGCTTCGGATTTTTTTATTGTACTGATTGTAACGTTGATCTGGGCGGTGGTCAGCGAAGCGTATCGTCCATCGAGTTTAGCGGTGATCATGGATTTGAGTTTACCTGAACAAAGAAAAGCAGCGTACGCTTTACAACGGCTTGCGATCAATATCGGTATGAGTTTCGGCCCGGCCATCGGCGGGTTTTTGGTTTTAGTTTCCTATCCATTGCTATTTATTGTTAACGGTCTTACTACGCTGGTTTCCGGCATAGTTTTTCTCATACTGCCGTGGCGTGTTCAGGAACATCATACGGACGTTTCGGATAAAATTGATTTAAAAAGTCCACCAACGCCAAAACTCAACTCCTTCAAAGATCTGAAACTGATTTTCTTTCTTGCGGCGATGCTTCCGGTCGTTATTGTGTTTTTTCAGCACGCTTCTTCCATGTCCTTATTTTTGGTCAATGATCTTTTATTGCCGGAGTCAGCCTACGGGATACTTTTTACAATCAATACCGGCTTGATCATTTTAATCGAAGTAGCGATGAATATAGCGATGGCGCATTGGCCTTATCGGCGTGCGCTGACGTTGGGAACTTTTTTGATCGCCGCCGGGTTTGGCGCGATGGCATTTGCCAACGGGATGCCGGCCGTAGCGGTAACCGTTGTCATCTGGACGTTCGGCGAAATGATCGTTCTTCCGACCGCTGCGGCCTACATGGGCCATATCGCGCCGGCCTCGCGCCGCGGGGAATATATGGGATTATATCAAATGATGTTCGGGCTGGCGTTTATCATCGGCCCCTGGCTCGGTTTGCATTTGTATGAACATTTTAATGCGCAGGTTTTGTGGGCGGCGATGTTCGGGATCGGGATTTTGTCAACTTTGATGATGAGGCAATTGAGAGAGTGA